One Roseimaritima multifibrata DNA window includes the following coding sequences:
- a CDS encoding DUF1549 and DUF1553 domain-containing protein yields MSQRTTMKSPLLLALVGVAIVLTSKGPLSAAENSPLAGLPQRFADGNTNEVPDFQRHVIPLLSRLGCNGRACHGSFQGRGDFQLSLFGYDFAADHSALMAENSGRVDTDDAAESLIISKPTDADMHEGGKRYELGSWQHHVLEKWVSSGAPFEKSDPAILDRLEVIPAEILFHKEAQQQPLKVIAHWADGIQEDVTEICRFSSNDDAIAEVDETGIVTAGVKGDTHVVAYYDKAVVPIPVLRPLTELANAKYPDVPAKTNVDQLVNVKLKKLGILPSDVCSDADFLRRARLDITGTLPSASEVQDFLADKATDKRETLVNELLDSPEYAAWWATRMSDWTGNSEEQLRNTLPIRGVASKLWFAWIEKRLAENVPYDQIVEGMVMATSREPGEDYAAYCSAMTEVCSPGNEDKFAARESNPLYWGRQNFRSTEERAIGFAYAFMGIRIQCAQCHKHPFDQWSKDDFAEFGKLFQPIIAGNASSPQSKRERDQMLAKLELKDLKGGQLQRKLGELIRDGETVPFAELFVRTAPVRRNRGNNAKNRRNIRTSVPTGTLLGEDEKLTLDHDPRGALMDWLRAPENPYFTKALVNRVWANYFGVGLVQPTDDLNLANPPVNAPLMDYLAAGFQESGFDMKWLHREIVLSDTYQRSWEPNETNASDKRNFSHFIPRRLPAEVVHDAIQLATLSDSAAEKIRESLSERAIGGKLVSPNRNRQNFTLSVFGASLRETNCDCDRSDESSLLQSVYLRNDQDVLIRLSAKDGWVTEACRTLGVKPPTPQASNKVDPKVRQRMAMNKQLQTRRKQLVEAMADNRKGAAAKIRMDIMRLRKRMNNPEEDSLEKQPSKADSDRGENSVAKQEKQLSDVIDQAYLRTLSRLPEPSEKELSLQFIRDSKSVGSGVESVVWSLINTKEFILNH; encoded by the coding sequence ATGTCGCAGCGTACAACGATGAAATCGCCCCTCCTGCTGGCCCTGGTAGGGGTCGCCATCGTCCTGACTTCCAAAGGACCGCTGTCGGCAGCCGAAAATTCTCCGCTGGCGGGATTGCCGCAGCGATTTGCTGACGGCAACACCAACGAAGTCCCCGACTTTCAGCGTCACGTGATTCCGCTGCTCAGTCGCTTAGGTTGCAATGGGCGAGCCTGCCATGGCTCGTTCCAAGGACGCGGTGATTTTCAACTATCGCTGTTCGGGTACGACTTCGCAGCCGACCACAGCGCTCTAATGGCAGAGAATTCAGGGCGAGTCGACACCGACGATGCGGCGGAAAGCCTAATCATTTCCAAGCCAACCGATGCAGACATGCATGAAGGGGGCAAACGATACGAACTGGGCAGCTGGCAGCATCACGTGCTCGAAAAATGGGTCAGCAGTGGCGCCCCGTTTGAGAAAAGTGATCCCGCGATCCTTGATCGATTAGAAGTGATTCCAGCCGAGATTCTGTTTCACAAAGAAGCCCAACAACAACCTCTCAAAGTGATCGCTCACTGGGCTGACGGAATCCAAGAAGACGTCACGGAGATATGTCGGTTTTCCAGCAATGACGATGCCATCGCAGAAGTCGACGAAACCGGCATCGTTACCGCAGGAGTCAAAGGGGATACACACGTCGTTGCCTATTATGACAAAGCCGTTGTACCGATCCCTGTGCTACGACCGCTAACCGAACTTGCCAATGCTAAGTACCCCGACGTTCCCGCTAAAACCAACGTCGACCAATTGGTGAACGTCAAACTGAAAAAACTGGGGATCCTACCGTCAGATGTTTGCTCCGACGCCGATTTCTTGCGTCGCGCTCGCTTGGACATTACGGGAACACTCCCCTCGGCCAGCGAAGTCCAAGATTTCCTCGCCGACAAAGCGACCGACAAACGAGAAACGCTGGTAAATGAACTTCTCGATTCCCCCGAATACGCGGCTTGGTGGGCGACGAGAATGTCCGACTGGACCGGCAACAGTGAAGAACAACTACGCAACACGCTTCCCATTCGTGGAGTCGCTTCGAAACTTTGGTTTGCATGGATCGAAAAACGCTTGGCTGAAAACGTTCCATACGACCAGATTGTCGAAGGAATGGTCATGGCCACCAGTCGCGAACCAGGCGAAGACTACGCAGCCTACTGCAGTGCGATGACTGAAGTCTGCAGCCCAGGAAATGAAGACAAGTTTGCGGCACGAGAAAGCAACCCGCTCTACTGGGGCCGTCAGAACTTCCGCAGCACCGAAGAACGAGCGATCGGTTTTGCTTACGCCTTCATGGGAATTCGAATCCAATGTGCTCAATGCCACAAACATCCTTTTGATCAGTGGTCCAAGGATGACTTTGCAGAGTTCGGAAAATTGTTCCAACCGATTATCGCTGGAAACGCCTCTTCGCCGCAAAGCAAAAGAGAGCGTGACCAAATGCTGGCGAAGCTGGAACTGAAAGATTTGAAAGGCGGCCAACTGCAACGCAAGTTGGGAGAACTGATCCGCGATGGCGAAACCGTTCCCTTCGCCGAACTGTTTGTCCGCACCGCACCTGTACGCAGAAACCGTGGCAACAACGCTAAGAATCGTCGCAATATTCGCACCTCGGTACCCACCGGAACGTTGCTTGGCGAAGACGAAAAACTGACTCTCGACCACGACCCTCGCGGAGCCCTGATGGACTGGCTTCGCGCTCCTGAAAACCCTTACTTCACCAAAGCTTTGGTAAACCGTGTTTGGGCAAATTACTTCGGCGTTGGCTTGGTCCAACCGACCGACGACCTGAACCTTGCCAACCCGCCGGTCAACGCCCCGCTGATGGATTACCTGGCAGCCGGTTTCCAAGAAAGTGGTTTCGACATGAAATGGTTGCACCGAGAAATTGTGCTTTCGGATACCTACCAACGCAGCTGGGAACCAAACGAAACCAACGCTTCGGACAAACGCAATTTCAGCCACTTCATCCCTCGCCGTCTGCCTGCAGAAGTGGTGCACGACGCGATTCAGCTGGCAACCCTGTCGGACTCCGCAGCCGAAAAAATACGCGAATCTTTGTCAGAGCGAGCCATTGGCGGGAAATTGGTATCACCAAACCGCAACCGTCAGAATTTTACGTTGTCGGTTTTCGGAGCCTCGCTGCGAGAAACCAACTGCGACTGTGATCGCTCGGATGAATCCAGCCTTCTGCAGTCCGTTTACCTTCGCAACGACCAGGATGTTCTGATTCGATTATCCGCCAAAGATGGCTGGGTGACGGAAGCCTGCCGCACGCTTGGCGTGAAACCACCAACCCCGCAAGCCTCCAACAAAGTCGATCCAAAGGTTCGGCAGCGGATGGCGATGAACAAGCAGCTACAAACTCGCCGAAAACAGTTGGTTGAAGCGATGGCCGACAATCGCAAAGGCGCAGCCGCAAAGATCCGCATGGACATCATGCGACTGCGGAAACGGATGAACAATCCCGAAGAAGATTCGCTTGAAAAACAGCCCAGCAAGGCCGATTCGGATCGTGGCGAAAATTCGGTTGCGAAACAAGAAAAGCAGCTGTCCGACGTGATTGACCAAGCCTACCTGCGAACCCTCAGCCGATTACCTGAACCTTCGGAGAAAGAACTTTCTCTCCAATTCATTCGTGACTCCAAGTCCGTTGGCAGTGGTGTGGAAAGCGTCGTCTGGTCTCTGATCAACACCAAAGAATTCATCCTTAACCATTGA
- a CDS encoding DUF1501 domain-containing protein, whose protein sequence is MSIHKTCDGMRRRDVLRAGALGAGGLSLGGYLRMADAGQIRSAPAQSAIFIELPGGPSHLDTFDLKPDAPDEFRGSFRPISTNVPGIQISEHLPKLASCADKFAILRGVSHTLAAHNLGQEYVSTGSRPLASLEYPSYGSVVSMQTQSKPDLPSHVAIPRASHGAGFLGIRYSALNTNSAPAAGRPFSVRGVSLSRGVTVEQVQRRQSLLKDLDQRFASLEQSDQLIQGLDKFSDQAHALITSPTARKAFDISQEPESFSKQFGDDPFGQSCLLALRLVESGVRFVTVQLGGWDTHTDNFTKLSTNLLPKLDAGLSGLFNGLEQRGLLASTAVLATGEFGRTPKINQRSAEGGRDHYPRCMCMLMAGGGIQGGQVVGESDATAAGPAHTAITPDDVGATFYHNLGIDHQMEFDTETGRPITLVRDGKIIHKLFS, encoded by the coding sequence ATGTCGATTCATAAAACATGTGACGGAATGCGCCGTCGTGATGTATTGCGTGCCGGTGCGCTGGGTGCAGGCGGGCTTTCCCTGGGCGGCTACTTGCGAATGGCAGACGCCGGGCAAATCCGCTCCGCTCCCGCTCAGTCCGCGATTTTTATCGAACTTCCCGGAGGCCCCTCGCATCTCGATACGTTTGACCTGAAACCAGATGCGCCGGATGAGTTCCGTGGAAGCTTCCGGCCGATTTCAACAAACGTGCCCGGGATCCAAATTTCGGAACACTTGCCGAAACTGGCATCCTGTGCCGACAAATTTGCGATCCTGCGAGGCGTCAGCCACACCTTGGCGGCTCACAACCTGGGTCAAGAATATGTCAGCACAGGCTCACGTCCGTTGGCATCGCTGGAATACCCAAGCTATGGTTCGGTCGTATCGATGCAGACCCAATCCAAACCCGACCTACCATCGCACGTTGCCATTCCAAGGGCCAGCCATGGTGCTGGTTTCCTGGGCATTCGTTACTCCGCCTTAAACACGAACAGCGCACCGGCCGCGGGACGGCCTTTTTCGGTTCGCGGTGTCTCCCTTTCACGGGGAGTCACCGTCGAACAGGTACAACGTCGTCAGAGTCTCCTGAAAGATCTTGACCAGCGGTTTGCAAGCCTTGAACAAAGTGACCAATTGATCCAAGGCTTGGACAAATTTAGTGACCAAGCACACGCCTTGATCACATCTCCAACCGCGAGAAAAGCTTTCGACATCAGCCAAGAACCCGAAAGTTTCTCCAAGCAGTTTGGCGACGATCCGTTCGGGCAAAGCTGCTTGTTAGCGCTACGACTGGTCGAATCGGGCGTTCGTTTTGTCACCGTGCAACTAGGCGGCTGGGACACACACACCGACAACTTTACAAAACTGAGTACCAACCTACTACCAAAGCTGGATGCAGGATTAAGCGGGTTGTTCAATGGCCTTGAACAACGTGGACTGCTTGCTTCGACCGCCGTCCTGGCGACCGGGGAATTCGGCAGAACCCCTAAAATCAATCAGCGAAGCGCCGAAGGAGGACGAGACCATTACCCACGCTGCATGTGCATGCTGATGGCAGGGGGAGGCATCCAAGGGGGCCAGGTGGTCGGCGAAAGTGATGCGACCGCTGCCGGGCCTGCTCATACTGCGATCACTCCAGACGACGTCGGAGCCACCTTCTACCATAACCTTGGTATCGATCACCAAATGGAATTCGACACTGAAACCGGGCGTCCTATCACCTTGGTCCGAGACGGAAAGATCATCCATAAGCTTTTCAGCTAG
- a CDS encoding SPFH domain-containing protein, whose product MIYFVPIAFLAGLFAYSVFRALISGFYVIRPDQRAVLTTFGRAQRLSEDTVASDDDPHLTADEKLRYRYPVVRVIGPGGPYFKWPWQDVYKVSVSTQAVDLVWDPTKSQSTIEAVTKDNLTTGVNGQLRFRVSESNLYPYLFGVRSPLEHVMGYFVSILRERVATFVDPKGQSLLADAHLGDEPSETSVELSEGVSINDLRKNLPTLNAYMEQQCASTPGRYGVELDAALITTIDPPPEVDRALSAINSTRNQVAADLSTARADSEQQITMSKRAVEIAANNAQAEVAPLRELATTLQAIKGEGGSTSLSVYLRNMRIPLLARARRVVRNS is encoded by the coding sequence ATGATTTACTTCGTGCCCATCGCCTTTCTCGCCGGGCTGTTTGCTTACTCAGTTTTCCGAGCCCTTATCTCTGGGTTTTATGTCATTCGGCCCGATCAACGCGCCGTCCTGACGACTTTTGGCCGTGCACAACGCCTGAGCGAGGATACCGTTGCCAGCGACGACGACCCGCATCTGACCGCCGATGAAAAATTGCGTTATCGCTATCCCGTCGTGCGAGTCATTGGACCGGGTGGCCCGTACTTCAAGTGGCCCTGGCAGGACGTTTACAAGGTCAGTGTCTCGACCCAGGCCGTCGATCTTGTTTGGGACCCTACAAAATCACAATCGACGATCGAAGCGGTCACAAAGGATAACCTGACCACCGGAGTCAACGGGCAACTGCGATTCCGAGTCAGCGAAAGCAATCTCTACCCTTACCTCTTCGGCGTACGCAGCCCGCTGGAGCATGTGATGGGCTATTTCGTTTCGATCTTGCGAGAACGGGTCGCGACTTTTGTGGATCCCAAAGGTCAAAGCCTGCTAGCCGACGCTCACCTGGGCGACGAACCAAGCGAAACCTCGGTCGAATTGTCCGAAGGGGTTTCGATCAATGACTTGCGCAAGAATTTACCAACTCTGAACGCCTATATGGAACAACAGTGTGCGTCCACTCCAGGACGCTACGGAGTAGAACTGGACGCCGCGTTGATCACGACAATCGATCCTCCACCAGAAGTCGATCGTGCACTCTCCGCGATTAACAGCACTCGCAACCAAGTTGCCGCCGACCTGAGCACCGCCCGTGCGGATTCGGAGCAACAGATCACGATGAGCAAACGAGCGGTCGAAATCGCCGCCAACAATGCTCAAGCCGAAGTCGCTCCGCTGCGAGAACTTGCTACGACGCTTCAAGCCATCAAGGGTGAAGGCGGATCAACGTCCTTGTCGGTCTACCTGCGAAACATGCGCATTCCGTTGCTCGCTCGAGCTCGCCGCGTTGTTCGCAACAGCTAG
- a CDS encoding SPFH domain-containing protein — protein sequence MTLPFIIFAGVAGLMFLPICFSVARAMCLYAVVSECQSQVFTLFGKVVGVLDEPGLHFPIGQFGAQALLIPFFGRREVVSTALRQHYLRGQMVNSEEGTPMGVGIWYEMQVNDPVAYLFVNTNPEGSLQANVASSTISTLSNLEMDKMLEDRHSLSRSVRTTVSPLSEKWGYRLGSVYIRKVFFTDQQMVHNITDKVVKRLVQVTSAMKQDGENRVGLIRSETAYKVSQKMAEASAARPAYVGAALNDIAKQDSEILEAVMDVMETEKLLESDASIDILPSSSNVLVQLGDR from the coding sequence ATGACGCTCCCATTCATTATTTTTGCCGGCGTTGCCGGACTCATGTTTTTACCGATCTGCTTTTCGGTTGCTCGCGCAATGTGCTTGTACGCAGTCGTGTCAGAGTGCCAATCGCAGGTATTCACCCTCTTCGGAAAAGTTGTAGGGGTGCTGGATGAACCTGGGCTGCACTTCCCAATTGGACAATTCGGGGCTCAAGCCCTTTTGATTCCCTTCTTCGGACGTCGCGAGGTTGTCAGCACGGCGTTGCGACAGCACTACCTTCGCGGGCAAATGGTGAACTCCGAAGAAGGAACCCCGATGGGCGTCGGGATTTGGTATGAGATGCAGGTCAATGACCCAGTCGCTTACCTGTTTGTGAACACCAATCCAGAAGGATCGCTGCAAGCCAACGTCGCCAGTTCCACAATTTCGACGCTAAGCAATCTGGAAATGGACAAGATGCTAGAAGACCGCCATAGCCTAAGCCGCAGCGTTCGCACCACCGTTTCGCCGCTATCGGAAAAATGGGGCTATCGACTAGGGTCGGTCTACATCCGCAAAGTCTTCTTCACCGACCAGCAGATGGTTCACAACATCACCGACAAAGTCGTCAAACGCTTGGTCCAGGTCACCAGTGCAATGAAACAAGACGGCGAGAATCGCGTCGGCCTGATCCGCAGTGAAACGGCTTACAAGGTATCGCAGAAAATGGCCGAAGCCTCCGCCGCCCGTCCCGCCTACGTCGGTGCTGCTTTGAATGACATCGCCAAGCAGGATTCAGAGATTTTAGAAGCGGTCATGGACGTCATGGAAACCGAAAAACTTTTGGAATCCGATGCTTCAATCGACATCCTCCCCAGTTCCTCCAACGTACTGGTGCAACTGGGCGACCGCTAA
- a CDS encoding pyridoxal phosphate-dependent aminotransferase, which produces MQNWIAKRTAAFDSSGIRRVFDLAAKLENPINLSIGQPDFRVPDAVRNACTAAIEADKNGYSQTQGIGPLRDRLQSDLDARYGHEDRSVFVSSGTSGGLTLAMLSMVDPGDEVLFFDPYFVMYPALIRMVGGVPIAIDSYPDFRIDCEKVAAKITPRTKMIIVNSPANPTGVTATREELKDLADLAAANNIALVSDEIYSAFMYDEAFASPAEFNPQTIVIDGFSKSHAMTGWRVGYVHGPSEIINTMLKLQQYTFVCAPQPAQWAGLQAIDIDLSQHIADYRRKRDMIVDGLSDLYELEVPGGAFYAFPKAPRTSGAAFVEEAIAKSLLIIPGNIFSARDSHFRISFAASDETLQRGIEVLRALAK; this is translated from the coding sequence ATGCAAAACTGGATTGCCAAAAGGACCGCCGCCTTCGATAGCAGTGGCATTCGACGTGTTTTCGACTTGGCTGCAAAGTTAGAGAATCCGATCAATCTTTCAATCGGGCAACCTGATTTTCGTGTTCCGGATGCTGTTCGCAATGCCTGCACCGCAGCGATCGAAGCGGATAAAAACGGCTATTCCCAGACTCAGGGGATCGGTCCCCTTCGCGATCGCCTGCAGTCCGACCTGGATGCGCGGTATGGGCACGAGGATCGCTCCGTGTTCGTCAGCAGCGGAACAAGCGGTGGATTGACCTTGGCAATGTTGTCGATGGTCGATCCCGGGGACGAAGTTCTTTTCTTTGATCCCTATTTTGTTATGTATCCAGCACTGATCCGGATGGTTGGTGGGGTTCCGATCGCAATCGATAGTTATCCGGACTTCCGGATCGACTGTGAGAAAGTTGCGGCGAAGATTACCCCGCGAACCAAGATGATCATTGTGAATAGCCCGGCCAATCCGACCGGAGTGACGGCGACAAGGGAAGAGTTAAAGGATCTGGCAGATCTGGCTGCCGCGAACAACATCGCTTTGGTGTCGGACGAAATCTATAGCGCGTTTATGTATGACGAAGCGTTTGCGTCGCCGGCGGAATTCAACCCGCAGACCATTGTGATCGACGGTTTTAGTAAAAGCCACGCGATGACCGGGTGGCGAGTTGGGTACGTGCATGGGCCGTCGGAAATCATCAATACGATGCTGAAATTGCAGCAGTACACATTTGTTTGTGCACCACAGCCCGCACAGTGGGCGGGGCTGCAGGCGATCGATATCGACTTGTCCCAGCACATCGCGGATTACCGTCGCAAACGAGACATGATCGTTGACGGGCTGTCGGACCTGTACGAGTTGGAGGTTCCCGGAGGCGCGTTTTACGCGTTTCCAAAAGCCCCAAGAACAAGCGGGGCTGCTTTTGTGGAAGAGGCGATTGCGAAAAGTCTGCTGATCATTCCCGGCAATATCTTCAGTGCTCGGGACAGTCATTTTCGCATCAGTTTCGCCGCAAGCGACGAAACCCTGCAGCGCGGGATCGAAGTCCTACGCGCTCTAGCAAAATAG
- a CDS encoding DUF4416 family protein, which yields MAPCRPPIPVLPIVAVISRHAAARDWGATALESLLGSIAFMTPPQPFTAGGYYQKSMGEDLLKQFVAFSPCDDPSALPAWKIATNEMESQFAKEMASEFGATEARPLNLDCGYVTEAKLVLATTKDRDHRLYLQQGIYAEVTLSYAGRRWQDHRWTYPDYKTDLALQFAETCRLELRRHLTAIRSAVT from the coding sequence ATGGCCCCCTGCCGCCCCCCTATTCCCGTCCTCCCCATCGTAGCCGTGATCAGCCGGCATGCAGCCGCTCGGGACTGGGGGGCGACTGCCCTGGAATCGTTGCTCGGCTCTATCGCTTTCATGACTCCACCACAGCCCTTTACAGCTGGCGGTTACTATCAAAAATCGATGGGCGAAGACCTACTAAAACAATTTGTGGCCTTCAGCCCCTGCGATGACCCAAGTGCCCTGCCCGCCTGGAAAATCGCCACCAACGAAATGGAAAGCCAATTCGCTAAGGAAATGGCAAGCGAATTCGGCGCGACCGAAGCTCGCCCGCTTAATCTGGACTGCGGCTACGTGACCGAAGCCAAACTGGTCCTGGCAACAACAAAAGACCGGGACCACCGGCTTTACTTGCAACAAGGGATCTATGCCGAAGTGACGCTCAGCTACGCAGGACGCCGCTGGCAGGACCATCGCTGGACCTATCCTGACTACAAAACCGACCTAGCCCTTCAATTTGCCGAAACCTGCCGTCTGGAACTGCGACGGCACCTAACAGCCATTCGATCGGCAGTCACGTAG
- a CDS encoding bis(5'-nucleosyl)-tetraphosphatase: MSNRTVVYAAGVLLLTRDEPRKFLLMRHSDRWDLPKGHAEKGEHAYQTALREMEEETGISASEVQLDPGFRYRSTYEVTYRKQPGEVFEKRVTFFLGWIDRPVDIICTEHPESGWIQWHPPHQIQAQAIDPLLQAVAEYLEGSKTEG; the protein is encoded by the coding sequence ATGTCGAATCGAACCGTAGTCTACGCTGCTGGCGTCCTGTTGTTGACTCGGGATGAGCCGCGAAAGTTCTTGTTGATGCGGCATTCCGACCGCTGGGATCTTCCCAAAGGGCATGCCGAGAAAGGGGAGCATGCCTACCAGACCGCACTGCGTGAAATGGAAGAGGAAACCGGTATTTCGGCTTCGGAAGTGCAGTTGGACCCGGGATTTCGCTATCGGTCGACCTATGAAGTGACGTATCGAAAGCAGCCAGGCGAGGTTTTTGAGAAGCGTGTGACTTTCTTTCTGGGATGGATCGATCGGCCTGTCGATATTATCTGCACCGAGCATCCCGAATCGGGCTGGATCCAGTGGCATCCCCCCCATCAGATCCAGGCCCAAGCGATCGATCCGCTCCTGCAGGCAGTTGCGGAGTATTTAGAGGGATCGAAGACCGAGGGTTAA